In Alkalihalobacillus sp. TS-13, the following are encoded in one genomic region:
- a CDS encoding M20 family metallopeptidase has protein sequence MLDFKGKGEQIEGEIIAIRRHLHGNPELSEEEFETSQFIQQKLEEHEIPFKKGYAKTGVLGIIKGGQPGGVVALRADIDALPIKERTNEPFASNKEGVMHACGHDAHTAMLLGAGKLLNSQKEQIKGTVLLVFQPAEENAPNGGAQPMMDDGVFDEYTPDVIFGQHVWPDLPKGQIGIRDGAMMGASDRIKFTIKGTGGHASMPHQTNDAITIATTVINQLQTIVSRNVDPLSAAVLTIGKIEGGYRYNVIADEVLVDGTVRTLDKDTRERIKNRFYKIVEGTTEAMGGTAEIEFIKGYPATINTPEWAQHVRSTAQNLFGEKATPDLDPSLGGEDFSRFLLQYPGAFFWLGTKPKNSQPKPLHDPSFEIDEDALAGGVEMMAQVAADTLEKLENRL, from the coding sequence ATGCTAGATTTTAAAGGAAAAGGTGAACAGATCGAGGGAGAAATCATAGCGATCAGACGTCACCTTCATGGAAATCCTGAACTGAGTGAAGAGGAATTCGAAACCTCTCAATTCATTCAACAAAAGCTCGAAGAACATGAGATTCCTTTTAAAAAGGGGTATGCGAAAACGGGTGTGCTCGGCATTATCAAAGGCGGCCAGCCCGGTGGAGTCGTTGCGCTCCGTGCGGATATCGATGCACTTCCGATTAAAGAAAGGACCAACGAACCGTTTGCTTCTAATAAAGAAGGAGTCATGCATGCCTGTGGGCACGATGCGCACACGGCGATGCTCCTGGGTGCAGGAAAACTTTTAAACTCGCAAAAAGAACAAATCAAAGGAACCGTTTTGCTAGTCTTTCAACCTGCCGAAGAAAATGCTCCGAACGGAGGCGCGCAGCCGATGATGGACGATGGCGTTTTTGATGAGTATACACCCGACGTCATTTTCGGCCAGCATGTTTGGCCAGACCTTCCAAAAGGACAAATCGGAATCCGTGATGGCGCGATGATGGGAGCATCGGATCGTATTAAATTCACAATCAAAGGCACTGGAGGTCATGCGAGTATGCCTCACCAGACGAACGACGCGATCACGATAGCGACTACAGTCATCAATCAACTGCAAACAATCGTAAGCCGGAACGTCGACCCGTTATCTGCTGCGGTTTTGACCATCGGAAAAATCGAAGGCGGTTATCGTTACAACGTCATCGCAGACGAAGTCCTGGTCGATGGCACGGTTCGGACACTGGATAAAGATACCCGTGAGAGAATCAAGAACCGCTTTTATAAGATTGTTGAAGGAACAACTGAAGCAATGGGTGGAACTGCTGAAATTGAATTCATCAAAGGGTACCCCGCAACGATCAATACACCGGAATGGGCGCAACACGTTCGTTCCACTGCACAAAACTTGTTCGGTGAAAAGGCAACACCTGATCTCGACCCTTCCCTTGGCGGAGAAGATTTCAGCCGTTTCCTTTTACAATATCCAGGGGCCTTCTTCTGGTTAGGAACCAAGCCGAAAAATAGCCAGCCCAAGCCGCTTCACGATCCGTCCTTTGAAATTGATGAAGATGCACTTGCGGGTGGAGTCGAAATGATGGCTCAGGTTGCTGCTGATACGTTGGAAAAATTGGAGAACCGCTTATGA
- a CDS encoding ABC transporter ATP-binding protein has product MGSVKIENLVKKFEEVEALTDVNVEIKEGEFFALLGPSGCGKTTTMRCIAGFETPTAGTIKIGEGIVNNVPPNQRNCGMVFQSYALFPHYNVFENVAYSLNIKKLKESGLTGKLSTYARLLSRRLSKYPKDIEQKVWETLEYVELAHLSDRLTSELSGGQQQRVALARALIMEPAVLLMDEPLSNLDQKLRHSMRNTIRKIQQDLGITTIFVTHDQEEAMSMADRVAVMSDGKVKQIGTPTDLYSNPGTSFIADFVGSSNILKGKVVNREDPYCTVQFNGSQIRSTSIPKKDEVEVVIRPENITIIQEHEIDPEKNILEGTIMFSTYLGAVVRYDIQVGTYQIIVDTTYKSGDSILSPGHKVHLTIEPERVLLI; this is encoded by the coding sequence TTGGGCTCAGTAAAGATTGAAAATTTGGTCAAGAAATTTGAAGAGGTAGAAGCACTCACTGACGTCAATGTGGAAATCAAGGAGGGCGAATTCTTTGCCCTCCTGGGCCCATCAGGTTGCGGTAAGACAACGACGATGAGGTGTATTGCAGGTTTTGAAACCCCGACGGCCGGTACGATAAAAATTGGTGAAGGTATTGTTAACAACGTACCACCTAATCAAAGGAATTGTGGAATGGTGTTCCAAAGCTATGCTCTATTCCCCCACTATAATGTTTTTGAAAACGTAGCTTATAGCCTAAATATTAAAAAGCTTAAAGAGAGCGGACTGACAGGAAAGTTGTCTACATACGCCAGACTATTAAGCAGGCGGCTTTCCAAATACCCGAAAGATATCGAACAAAAAGTATGGGAAACACTTGAATATGTTGAACTTGCGCATCTTTCAGATCGTTTGACGAGCGAATTGTCGGGTGGTCAGCAGCAACGTGTCGCTCTGGCAAGGGCACTGATCATGGAACCAGCTGTATTGTTGATGGATGAACCATTATCCAACTTGGATCAGAAACTTCGTCATTCCATGAGGAACACGATCCGAAAAATACAACAGGATTTAGGGATCACGACGATCTTCGTCACCCATGATCAGGAAGAAGCAATGAGCATGGCTGATCGTGTTGCTGTCATGAGCGACGGTAAAGTAAAACAGATTGGAACGCCTACAGATCTGTACAGTAACCCAGGGACAAGCTTCATTGCGGATTTTGTAGGGAGTTCGAATATCCTGAAAGGAAAAGTCGTGAATCGCGAAGATCCGTATTGTACGGTCCAGTTCAACGGCTCACAAATACGCTCGACCTCAATACCGAAAAAAGATGAGGTGGAAGTGGTGATCCGCCCTGAAAATATCACAATCATCCAGGAACATGAAATCGACCCTGAGAAAAATATCCTTGAAGGTACGATCATGTTTTCTACATATTTAGGAGCGGTTGTCAGGTATGATATACAGGTCGGCACTTATCAAATCATTGTAGATACGACCTATAAATCCGGGGACAGCATACTCTCTCCTGGTCATAAAGTCCATCTTACAATTGAACCGGAGAGGGTGCTGTTGATATGA
- a CDS encoding glycerophosphodiester phosphodiesterase family protein encodes MKGKFKTISSIVASSTLALSLFVSGPQGNIQAEEENVELVNESFEKVADGSLPEHWNLIEGDAEVQDGKLVLTSPASSSPSRVSVPIAEEYGDYMFEADMTFVSAVENTRWASLMYRIQHEDYPYYQFAVRKGTSALNGLEFATRNASNRWAVSETNFYKENFEYGKSYRLKVIVSGDRVQQFVDDELVIDSDGATQWSNGDIGFQVSGSTVQFDNVQVSTYNEELPPDEDSDAFLPQEAETNIINPPTIIAGSDAASDENKAASAMLEVERGQEGTLEANGEPLNEQLQSIKNEKIPVLHVEEEGLQDEIVQSLEATQTTDVHVVSSNPSIVEAVKELKPQIRGGLVYDGESLNKNDLEQLPFQVHSSKSKVVLIPQKLLSQEVVYYLHNRMVAVWGIGGDSLASTHELIHMGVDGMVTNQPEYSEEAFSQYPEHTIVQRPIVAAHRGVPSLAPENTMAGYRLAYDLEADMIETDLHRTKDGHIIVMHDYTVDRTTDGTGAVKDMTLEEIKKLDAGIKFGEEFAGEPVPTFKEFLQEFKGKDVVLLVELKAYDLEEQVLEEIKEMDMMNQVVLQNFDLESMKTFNQLEPKLATGYLFSAGAPNGDQEKLDNAKKMVDYGTTWNVTLNASYGTVYREFLTFMRQRGMLSMHWTFRAEDPFADKLREGLIGPITDYMQWLTHSPINLETPIKKVNLKVGKSRDINAKAFLSYRTGETENIETELYAMDNDGVVKVEGNNVEALSPGTAQVFVKHTFTMLDQEWNLVSEPIQVNVSE; translated from the coding sequence ATGAAAGGCAAGTTCAAAACGATTAGTAGTATTGTAGCTTCATCTACGCTCGCCCTAAGTTTATTCGTCTCTGGTCCACAAGGGAATATTCAGGCTGAAGAAGAGAATGTGGAATTGGTCAATGAATCGTTTGAAAAAGTAGCTGATGGATCACTGCCTGAGCATTGGAATTTGATTGAAGGTGATGCAGAGGTCCAGGACGGGAAGCTTGTTTTAACTTCACCAGCATCCTCCAGTCCCTCGAGGGTAAGTGTTCCTATTGCTGAGGAGTACGGCGACTATATGTTTGAAGCGGATATGACTTTCGTATCAGCAGTTGAAAATACACGCTGGGCTTCTTTAATGTACCGAATACAGCATGAGGATTATCCATACTATCAGTTTGCAGTCAGAAAAGGGACAAGCGCTTTGAATGGATTAGAGTTTGCGACGAGGAACGCAAGCAATCGATGGGCTGTTTCTGAAACGAATTTTTACAAGGAAAATTTCGAATACGGTAAAAGCTATCGCTTAAAGGTGATTGTGAGTGGAGATCGCGTACAGCAATTCGTGGACGATGAGCTGGTCATCGATAGCGACGGCGCAACCCAATGGTCCAATGGAGATATAGGATTCCAGGTAAGTGGTTCTACGGTGCAATTCGATAACGTCCAGGTCTCTACATACAATGAAGAATTGCCTCCTGATGAAGATTCCGATGCGTTTCTTCCGCAAGAAGCCGAAACCAACATCATTAATCCGCCAACGATCATTGCAGGCTCTGATGCTGCTAGTGATGAAAATAAAGCAGCCTCCGCCATGTTGGAAGTAGAACGTGGTCAAGAAGGCACGCTAGAAGCGAATGGAGAGCCTTTGAATGAGCAGTTACAGTCGATCAAGAATGAAAAGATCCCTGTCTTGCATGTTGAGGAAGAAGGTCTTCAAGATGAAATTGTGCAGAGTCTCGAAGCAACTCAAACTACGGATGTCCATGTCGTGTCAAGCAATCCTTCTATTGTTGAAGCGGTCAAGGAGCTTAAACCGCAAATACGCGGAGGACTTGTTTACGATGGTGAGTCTCTGAACAAGAATGATTTGGAACAGCTGCCGTTCCAGGTACACTCCAGTAAAAGCAAGGTCGTTTTGATTCCACAAAAACTCCTTTCTCAGGAGGTCGTTTATTATTTGCATAATCGGATGGTGGCAGTCTGGGGAATCGGTGGGGATTCTTTAGCTTCAACACACGAACTGATCCACATGGGAGTCGACGGTATGGTGACAAACCAACCCGAATATTCGGAAGAAGCATTCAGCCAATATCCGGAGCATACGATCGTACAGCGACCGATTGTTGCTGCACACCGTGGTGTCCCTTCCCTTGCACCAGAAAACACGATGGCAGGTTATCGGTTAGCATATGACCTGGAAGCAGACATGATTGAAACGGATCTTCACAGGACAAAAGACGGCCATATCATCGTCATGCACGACTATACGGTCGATCGAACCACTGATGGTACTGGTGCAGTAAAGGATATGACACTGGAAGAAATTAAGAAACTAGATGCAGGCATTAAATTCGGAGAAGAATTTGCGGGAGAACCTGTCCCTACGTTTAAAGAATTCCTTCAAGAATTCAAAGGGAAAGATGTTGTGCTTTTGGTTGAGTTGAAAGCTTATGACCTCGAAGAACAAGTTCTTGAGGAAATCAAGGAAATGGACATGATGAATCAAGTCGTCCTCCAAAACTTTGATTTGGAAAGCATGAAGACGTTCAACCAGCTTGAACCAAAGTTAGCGACAGGATATTTATTTTCAGCAGGTGCTCCAAACGGAGATCAGGAAAAGTTGGACAATGCGAAGAAAATGGTCGACTATGGGACCACCTGGAATGTGACGCTCAACGCAAGCTACGGAACTGTTTACAGGGAATTCCTCACATTTATGAGACAACGCGGAATGCTGAGTATGCACTGGACATTCCGTGCTGAGGACCCATTTGCGGATAAACTAAGAGAAGGCCTGATTGGACCGATTACCGACTATATGCAATGGTTGACCCACTCTCCGATCAATCTTGAAACCCCGATTAAGAAGGTTAATCTGAAGGTCGGAAAGTCACGAGACATTAATGCAAAAGCCTTCTTGAGTTACAGAACCGGTGAAACAGAAAATATCGAGACTGAACTTTATGCCATGGACAATGACGGTGTCGTTAAAGTTGAAGGCAATAATGTGGAAGCATTATCACCAGGAACAGCACAAGTATTCGTCAAACACACCTTCACCATGCTAGACCAAGAATGGAACCTCGTATCCGAACCAATCCAAGTCAACGTAAGTGAATAG
- a CDS encoding ABC transporter substrate-binding protein has translation MKRVFSLFMTLFALTSLLVATACSSSSSGGDGPGTINFYSPETPDMAKELGEAYEKSVDGATVNVQYAGTNVLVNRMMAEKDNPQADVWYGGGGILPFEAAVEKGIIAPFTPELAEDWETVENGIKIKHQDDYYTGAEIFVLGFVYNTDLVSEDEAPKTWEDLLDPKWEGKIQFSNPAASGTATLMVLSQMMLQGEEEGWEYFQKLSDQANSIPDSGSGPTQSVAKGEAAIGVGFDFMAYEQQAKGETVDFIVPEKTPILVNPVSLVKDGPNPEGGKDFINFLLSEEGQQILADWYHIPINPNVESKTPLNVENIKSNAIDLDIDWVVENYDRIRNEWKSKIK, from the coding sequence ATGAAAAGAGTATTTTCTTTATTCATGACTTTGTTTGCGCTTACAAGTTTACTAGTTGCGACTGCCTGTTCCTCAAGCAGCAGCGGTGGAGACGGTCCAGGCACGATCAACTTCTATTCTCCTGAAACACCCGATATGGCAAAAGAACTAGGGGAAGCCTATGAAAAGTCAGTAGATGGCGCCACAGTAAACGTTCAATACGCAGGGACCAATGTACTTGTAAACCGTATGATGGCAGAAAAGGACAACCCACAAGCGGACGTTTGGTATGGCGGAGGTGGAATCCTTCCTTTTGAAGCGGCTGTAGAAAAGGGGATCATTGCACCTTTCACGCCAGAGTTAGCGGAAGATTGGGAAACTGTGGAAAATGGAATCAAGATCAAGCATCAGGATGACTATTATACCGGGGCAGAAATTTTTGTCTTAGGTTTTGTTTATAACACCGATCTCGTATCTGAAGATGAAGCTCCAAAGACCTGGGAAGACCTATTGGACCCTAAATGGGAAGGAAAGATCCAGTTTTCAAATCCAGCAGCATCCGGTACGGCTACATTAATGGTTCTTTCTCAAATGATGCTGCAAGGTGAAGAAGAAGGGTGGGAGTATTTCCAAAAGCTTTCTGACCAGGCAAACTCCATTCCAGATTCAGGGTCAGGGCCGACACAGAGTGTTGCGAAAGGGGAAGCGGCAATCGGAGTAGGCTTTGATTTTATGGCATATGAGCAACAAGCCAAAGGGGAAACCGTCGATTTCATCGTTCCTGAAAAAACCCCGATTCTCGTCAATCCTGTTTCGTTAGTAAAAGATGGACCCAACCCTGAAGGAGGTAAAGATTTCATCAACTTCTTACTTTCTGAAGAAGGGCAACAGATCCTGGCAGACTGGTACCATATCCCGATCAATCCGAATGTAGAATCGAAGACACCTTTGAATGTGGAAAACATCAAAAGTAACGCGATCGATCTTGATATTGATTGGGTCGTCGAGAACTACGATCGGATCCGTAACGAGTGGAAAAGTAAAATCAAGTAG
- a CDS encoding anion permease has translation MILFVLIRIVFTNFTAAAASLMPVALTVAIGSPFNPVWLGMICVVASSTSYLFPSQSAGNMTTYSLGYYSGRDMLILGLILTLVIIVFTLVAAFTYWPLLGIPKM, from the coding sequence ATGATTTTGTTTGTACTGATCCGGATTGTATTCACGAATTTCACAGCTGCTGCAGCTTCTCTTATGCCGGTTGCCTTGACAGTAGCCATCGGAAGTCCTTTCAATCCAGTCTGGCTGGGAATGATTTGTGTGGTAGCAAGCAGTACATCTTACCTCTTCCCTTCCCAATCTGCTGGAAATATGACAACCTATTCCTTAGGTTATTACAGTGGTCGCGATATGCTTATTCTAGGGCTTATCCTGACGCTTGTTATTATAGTATTCACGCTTGTAGCAGCATTCACTTACTGGCCATTATTAGGAATACCAAAGATGTAA
- a CDS encoding amidohydrolase, translated as MNIEAFVEQNKDRLSEWRRQFHQYPEVGWTEYVTTYRIHEILSELGFTTYLGKEALVSEERMGVPSDEVLRQEEERALAEGVPEAFLEKMKGGHTGVVATFDTGKKGPHIAMRYDIDALPIHESENHQHLPVLHGFRSKRAGQMHACGHDGHTTIGLGVASFLKLNVQKLSGRFTLLFQPAEEGSRGAKAMVEKGWLDDADYFLSGHIGIHMERYVGRIAATTSGFLATSKCDVTFTGLSAHAGKEPEKGRNALLAASSAALNLNGIARHGDGKTRINVGTLNAGTGRNIIPDHAEIQLETRGETTELNEYMITEAKRIIEASAAMYGVEAEIKIVGEGIDAKSDETFIPLLQHVGKESSLIESVIDRDVIGASEDVAYMMERVQHKGGQATYLLFGTPLANGHHHSEFDYQEDVLAVAVDTLARTVVHLQEEEV; from the coding sequence ATGAACATTGAAGCATTCGTAGAGCAGAACAAAGACCGTTTGAGCGAGTGGCGGCGTCAATTCCACCAATACCCAGAAGTGGGATGGACGGAGTACGTCACGACCTACCGGATCCATGAAATCCTGTCCGAACTCGGGTTTACGACGTATCTCGGAAAAGAGGCACTTGTAAGCGAAGAACGGATGGGTGTTCCTTCTGATGAAGTCTTGCGGCAAGAAGAGGAGCGGGCATTGGCTGAAGGTGTTCCTGAGGCTTTTTTGGAAAAAATGAAAGGCGGTCACACAGGAGTCGTTGCTACGTTCGATACGGGAAAAAAAGGACCGCATATCGCCATGCGATACGACATAGATGCCTTACCGATCCACGAGTCTGAGAACCATCAGCATCTGCCTGTCCTCCATGGTTTTCGTTCAAAAAGAGCCGGGCAAATGCACGCCTGTGGTCATGATGGGCATACGACGATCGGCCTTGGTGTCGCTTCCTTTTTAAAATTGAATGTCCAGAAGCTGAGCGGTCGTTTCACACTTCTTTTCCAGCCGGCTGAAGAAGGCTCCAGGGGGGCGAAAGCGATGGTGGAAAAGGGCTGGCTTGATGATGCGGACTACTTTTTATCCGGACATATCGGTATCCACATGGAGCGATACGTCGGCCGGATCGCTGCAACAACTAGCGGATTTTTAGCAACGTCCAAATGTGATGTCACATTCACTGGACTTTCTGCGCATGCCGGAAAAGAGCCTGAAAAAGGCAGGAACGCCCTGCTTGCAGCTTCATCGGCTGCCCTTAACTTGAACGGGATTGCGAGACACGGGGATGGAAAGACGCGGATCAATGTCGGCACACTGAACGCCGGTACAGGGCGAAACATTATTCCCGATCATGCTGAGATCCAGCTTGAAACACGTGGAGAAACAACCGAACTGAACGAATATATGATAACTGAAGCGAAGCGGATCATTGAAGCAAGCGCTGCAATGTATGGAGTCGAAGCAGAAATCAAGATTGTCGGTGAAGGAATCGATGCGAAGAGTGACGAGACGTTTATTCCACTCCTCCAGCATGTGGGGAAAGAGAGCTCGTTGATCGAATCTGTGATTGATCGAGATGTGATTGGTGCATCAGAAGACGTTGCGTATATGATGGAGCGAGTGCAACATAAAGGGGGGCAAGCAACTTACCTCTTATTTGGAACGCCCCTTGCAAATGGACACCATCACTCGGAATTCGACTATCAAGAGGACGTTCTTGCTGTAGCGGTCGATACGCTGGCAAGAACCGTCGTCCATTTACAAGAAGAAGAGGTGTAA
- a CDS encoding M20 family metallo-hydrolase: MTDESWLIKTLKQLNLTDSMEQKEGFSRLSYSEEEWKSIAVFQEKAEEIGLDVRRDEAGNCIARWNGVDDDQPAFGIGSHLDTVKNGGGYDGVAGVLCSLAAVKALKEEEFQPNSPIEVICFASEESSRFGVSTVGSKAMSGLLEQQQLEQIEDDDGITIKEAVESRGLSWDQLPRAERKKEELRQFVELHIEQGTRIEDAGKSFGVATAIACPTRLKIDIIGKSSHTGTTPMAKRQDALVVAAPIISFISERAGQLSEENEVPVVATTSMADVFPNKMTSIPGRVELGVDIRSVSDALKRGLAEEIEKELEKLAEAYQVDITPSRLVDDNSVFLDEKVAETLKETGEQLGFGCLVMESGAGHDVMNMASRWPTGLIFIPCRDGLSHHPDESASEKDLEIGVDIIKQYLKNETKIPS; the protein is encoded by the coding sequence ATGACTGATGAATCATGGTTGATAAAGACGTTGAAACAATTGAATCTGACAGATAGTATGGAGCAGAAAGAAGGCTTCAGCCGTCTCAGTTATAGTGAGGAGGAATGGAAATCGATCGCTGTTTTTCAAGAAAAAGCAGAGGAAATCGGACTTGATGTAAGGCGTGACGAAGCTGGGAACTGCATTGCGCGCTGGAACGGAGTCGATGATGATCAGCCTGCTTTCGGGATCGGGTCCCATCTTGATACCGTGAAAAATGGCGGCGGTTACGATGGCGTCGCTGGTGTCCTTTGTAGCCTGGCAGCGGTAAAAGCGTTGAAGGAAGAAGAATTTCAGCCAAATTCGCCGATTGAAGTGATCTGTTTCGCTTCGGAAGAATCCTCACGCTTTGGCGTCTCCACCGTTGGCAGTAAAGCGATGTCTGGGCTTTTGGAACAGCAACAGCTGGAACAAATTGAAGATGATGACGGTATCACAATCAAGGAAGCTGTTGAAAGTCGTGGGCTTTCATGGGACCAGCTGCCCAGGGCGGAACGTAAAAAAGAAGAGCTCCGTCAATTCGTCGAGCTGCACATTGAACAAGGAACTCGAATTGAAGATGCGGGGAAATCTTTTGGCGTCGCTACTGCCATCGCCTGTCCGACACGGCTGAAGATTGATATTATCGGAAAATCAAGCCATACCGGTACGACACCGATGGCTAAAAGGCAGGATGCGTTGGTCGTAGCTGCACCGATCATTTCTTTCATTTCGGAACGCGCAGGTCAGCTTTCTGAAGAAAATGAGGTGCCAGTTGTCGCAACCACAAGCATGGCCGATGTTTTTCCAAACAAAATGACAAGTATACCGGGACGGGTCGAGCTTGGCGTCGATATCCGAAGTGTAAGTGATGCGCTGAAACGCGGACTGGCGGAAGAGATTGAAAAGGAACTTGAAAAACTGGCTGAAGCTTATCAGGTGGACATCACACCTAGTAGGCTCGTTGACGATAATTCCGTTTTCCTTGATGAAAAGGTAGCAGAAACGTTGAAGGAGACAGGTGAACAACTCGGGTTCGGCTGCCTTGTCATGGAGAGTGGCGCCGGCCATGATGTCATGAATATGGCTTCCCGGTGGCCGACAGGTCTGATTTTCATCCCATGCCGTGATGGATTGAGTCATCATCCAGACGAAAGTGCTTCAGAAAAAGATCTGGAAATAGGCGTAGACATAATAAAACAATATCTGAAAAACGAGACGAAAATCCCTTCTTGA
- a CDS encoding iron ABC transporter permease has translation MKNFNGLSVLKWIISAFFLLFLIIPLLSVFLVSFTGQPMNLLGSLTNLDTLNATIEKFKGSSLEYYTEILSRSGYLDALKNSLGLALLVSLLVILLCIPIAYGIARTTMPFKKTISALCTIPLIIPTFISAYAFILMFGRTGWFTQLYQAIGFEGSFINPYTMTGIVLVQVFFFFPYALWPMVAAFKISDVTLEEASQNMGAKNWVTLLFVTFPLALPGMISSALLIFMVSFSDFGTPIILAPKDLNLIVVEAYREIAGFFNWAGAAILTVIMVLVAAFFFWLQNLLLKGRDYGSVSGKPKKQKLNDNKLVTRILAGYSGLVVLVPLFAVLSVVLQSFATTWGASPLPRGYTLKHYQTVFTSSFENISNSIILATGALILSVVIATFVSYFVVRQNATKLDFLTSLPLVVPGIAFGIALIQTFNTAPLQLTGTALILIVAYSIRRLPYMIRSTMGTMRSIKKDIEEAAVNLGATPLTAAITVIGPLMLPGIAAGSILVFVTVIKETSISVLMAPAQWAPMSLAIFQNILRGEYYTAAAMSVLLIIIVLILQALAKKVSTKSTKKKIRKDTAGGARHQEETQVGPGL, from the coding sequence ATGAAAAACTTTAATGGTTTATCCGTATTAAAGTGGATCATTTCAGCGTTTTTCTTATTGTTTTTGATCATTCCGTTATTATCGGTCTTCCTTGTCAGTTTTACGGGACAGCCGATGAATTTGCTCGGGTCTTTGACCAACCTTGATACCTTGAATGCGACGATCGAAAAATTCAAAGGTAGTTCCCTTGAATACTATACAGAGATCCTGTCACGATCAGGTTATCTTGATGCGTTGAAGAACAGCCTTGGATTAGCCTTACTTGTGTCGTTGCTAGTGATTCTTCTATGTATCCCAATTGCTTATGGGATTGCAAGGACGACCATGCCTTTCAAAAAGACGATTTCTGCTTTATGTACGATTCCTTTGATCATTCCGACGTTCATTTCAGCCTATGCGTTCATCCTCATGTTCGGTCGGACGGGATGGTTTACACAATTGTATCAGGCAATTGGATTCGAAGGCAGCTTCATCAATCCTTACACAATGACCGGGATTGTTCTCGTCCAGGTGTTCTTTTTCTTCCCTTATGCCCTATGGCCGATGGTCGCTGCTTTTAAAATCAGTGATGTAACGCTCGAAGAAGCATCGCAAAATATGGGGGCGAAAAACTGGGTGACGTTACTTTTCGTTACCTTCCCGCTGGCTTTGCCGGGAATGATTTCAAGTGCACTTTTGATCTTCATGGTCAGTTTTTCCGATTTCGGGACGCCGATCATCCTTGCGCCGAAAGATCTGAACTTGATCGTCGTTGAAGCTTATCGAGAAATCGCTGGATTCTTCAACTGGGCAGGCGCTGCAATTTTAACCGTGATCATGGTATTGGTCGCCGCATTTTTCTTCTGGTTGCAGAATCTGTTGCTCAAGGGAAGAGACTATGGATCTGTTTCTGGTAAACCGAAGAAACAAAAGCTTAACGATAATAAGCTCGTAACAAGAATACTAGCTGGTTATTCGGGATTGGTCGTTTTGGTACCGTTGTTTGCGGTCCTATCTGTTGTCTTACAATCGTTCGCGACTACCTGGGGAGCATCTCCATTACCTAGAGGATACACATTGAAGCATTATCAAACGGTGTTCACTTCATCGTTTGAAAACATTTCGAACAGTATTATTCTCGCTACTGGGGCATTGATCCTAAGTGTTGTCATTGCAACCTTCGTCTCTTATTTTGTCGTCCGGCAAAATGCGACGAAGCTGGATTTCCTGACCTCACTTCCGTTGGTCGTACCTGGAATCGCATTTGGTATCGCCCTGATCCAAACCTTCAATACCGCGCCGTTGCAACTGACAGGTACGGCATTGATCCTGATTGTTGCCTACAGTATACGAAGGCTTCCTTACATGATCCGTTCGACGATGGGCACGATGCGTTCGATTAAGAAAGATATCGAGGAAGCAGCGGTCAATCTTGGGGCAACACCTTTGACTGCAGCCATCACGGTGATCGGACCTTTGATGCTGCCTGGAATCGCAGCTGGTTCGATTCTCGTATTTGTCACAGTGATCAAGGAGACGAGTATTTCCGTCTTGATGGCACCCGCCCAGTGGGCACCTATGAGTCTAGCGATCTTCCAAAATATACTGAGAGGGGAATACTACACAGCGGCAGCCATGTCTGTATTGCTCATCATCATCGTCTTGATCCTGCAAGCACTCGCCAAAAAAGTATCAACCAAAAGCACGAAAAAGAAAATTCGGAAAGATACCGCTGGCGGTGCCAGGCACCAAGAAGAAACCCAAGTGGGACCTGGACTTTGA